Proteins encoded together in one Pseudomonas sp. Seg1 window:
- the rhtA gene encoding threonine/homoserine exporter RhtA, translated as MNDQPHSLASMLFPVGLLLIAMASIQSGASLAKSMFPVVGAQGTTTLRLIFASVIMLLLLRPWRAKLTAKSLRTVIVYGMALGGMNFLFYMSLRTVPLGIAVALEFTGPLAVAIYASRRAIDFLWIGLAATGLLLLIPTGATTAGIDLVGAGYALGAGACWALYILFGQKAGADNGVTTAALGVMIAALFVAPIGIVHAGAALLTPSLIPVAIGVAILSTALPYTLEMVALTRIPARTFGTLMSIEPAFGALSGLLFLQEYLTLSQWMAILCIILASVGATMTMGSAAKPAIAAD; from the coding sequence ATGAATGACCAACCCCACTCCCTTGCCTCAATGTTGTTTCCGGTTGGCCTGCTATTAATAGCCATGGCATCGATCCAGTCCGGCGCATCGCTGGCCAAAAGCATGTTCCCGGTAGTTGGCGCTCAGGGAACAACCACCCTGCGCCTGATCTTCGCCAGTGTGATCATGTTGTTATTGCTGCGCCCTTGGCGAGCAAAGCTGACAGCCAAGTCATTGCGTACGGTGATCGTCTACGGCATGGCGCTAGGTGGAATGAACTTTCTCTTCTATATGTCATTGCGCACAGTGCCTTTGGGGATCGCCGTTGCCCTCGAATTCACCGGACCACTGGCCGTAGCCATCTATGCATCTCGTCGTGCAATCGACTTTCTATGGATCGGACTGGCTGCAACCGGACTGCTGCTATTGATACCGACGGGGGCAACAACCGCCGGAATCGATTTGGTCGGTGCCGGCTACGCTTTGGGGGCCGGTGCCTGCTGGGCGCTGTACATTCTGTTCGGGCAGAAGGCCGGTGCAGATAACGGAGTCACCACCGCAGCACTGGGCGTGATGATCGCGGCGTTGTTTGTCGCCCCCATAGGCATCGTCCATGCGGGTGCCGCGCTACTGACACCATCACTGATCCCGGTGGCAATTGGCGTCGCCATCCTCTCTACCGCCCTTCCCTATACCTTGGAAATGGTCGCGCTCACGCGTATTCCCGCGCGCACCTTCGGAACATTGATGAGCATTGAGCCCGCGTTCGGTGCGCTGTCAGGTCTGCTGTTTCTGCAGGAATACCTCACGCTGTCACAATGGATGGCGATCCTGTGCATCATTCTGGCTTCCGTCGGCGCCACCATGACCATGGGCAGTGCCGCCAAGCCCGCCATTGCGGCAGATTGA
- a CDS encoding TetR/AcrR family transcriptional regulator yields the protein MRYSASHKLETREKLLQSSALSAKQNGFSTVGVDGLMKAIGLSGAAFYSHFSSKDALFTAIVERELGQSLARLGGQGEQDRERLERCLKHYLSMAHVEQPESGCALPALGAEIARSEIQVREQAELWICRLQESWARILESDSLAWSVLSQCVGALVVARMLATPDIQRAVLKSSHDEIGRQIASLP from the coding sequence ATGCGTTATTCCGCCAGTCACAAACTGGAAACCCGTGAAAAACTATTGCAGAGCAGCGCGTTGTCGGCCAAACAAAACGGGTTTTCCACGGTCGGCGTCGATGGTTTGATGAAAGCCATTGGTCTGAGCGGAGCGGCGTTTTACAGTCACTTTTCGTCGAAAGATGCGCTGTTCACGGCGATCGTCGAGCGAGAGTTGGGGCAAAGCCTGGCGCGATTGGGCGGGCAGGGCGAACAGGATCGTGAACGGCTGGAACGCTGTCTCAAACACTATTTGAGCATGGCTCACGTTGAACAGCCTGAATCCGGCTGTGCTCTGCCGGCGCTGGGTGCGGAAATCGCCCGTTCGGAAATTCAGGTTCGTGAGCAGGCCGAGCTGTGGATCTGTCGGCTTCAAGAGAGTTGGGCGCGGATACTGGAGAGCGACAGCCTGGCGTGGTCGGTTCTGTCGCAGTGCGTTGGAGCTCTGGTGGTGGCGCGGATGCTGGCCACGCCGGACATTCAGCGAGCGGTGCTGAAGTCCAGTCATGACGAGATTGGTCGCCAGATCGCCAGTCTGCCGTGA
- a CDS encoding SDR family oxidoreductase: MNNKKVVLVVGAGDATGGAIAKRFAKEGFVACVTRRSVDKLQPLVEAIQAEGGEAHGFACDARKEEDVIALIEDIETRLGPIEAFVFNIGANVPCSILEETARKYFKIWEMACFSGFLNAREVAKRMVTRKRGTILFTGATAGLRGASGFAAFAGAKHGIRALAQSMARELGPMNIHVAHVVVDGAIDTDFIRTSFPEKYATKDQDGILNPEHIAENYWYLHSQPRDAWTFELDLRPWNERW; this comes from the coding sequence ATGAATAACAAGAAGGTCGTATTGGTGGTTGGCGCAGGCGATGCGACGGGAGGAGCGATTGCCAAGCGTTTTGCCAAAGAAGGATTCGTCGCCTGCGTCACCCGGCGCAGCGTCGATAAATTGCAGCCACTGGTGGAGGCGATTCAGGCCGAGGGCGGCGAAGCCCACGGTTTTGCCTGCGATGCGCGTAAGGAAGAAGACGTCATTGCCTTGATCGAAGACATTGAAACCCGCCTCGGCCCGATTGAAGCGTTTGTCTTCAACATCGGCGCCAACGTGCCCTGCAGCATCCTAGAAGAAACCGCTCGCAAGTATTTCAAGATCTGGGAAATGGCTTGTTTCTCCGGCTTTCTCAACGCCCGTGAGGTGGCCAAACGCATGGTCACCCGCAAACGCGGCACGATACTTTTCACCGGGGCCACTGCCGGATTGCGTGGTGCGTCGGGTTTCGCTGCATTCGCCGGAGCCAAACACGGCATCCGCGCCTTGGCGCAAAGCATGGCGCGCGAGTTGGGACCAATGAACATTCATGTCGCCCATGTCGTGGTCGATGGTGCTATTGATACCGACTTCATCCGCACCAGTTTCCCTGAGAAGTACGCCACCAAGGATCAGGACGGCATCCTCAATCCCGAACACATCGCCGAAAACTATTGGTATCTGCACAGTCAGCCACGGGACGCATGGACATTCGAACTGGATCTGCGCCCCTGGAACGAACGCTGGTAA
- a CDS encoding 2-hydroxychromene-2-carboxylate isomerase, translating to MTKTVEFYFDLGSPATYLAYTQLPKICADTGSELIYIPMLLGGVFKATGNASPAMIPAKGRYMFQDLDRYAKRYGVPLRFNPHFPINTLILMRAVTGIQLRQPERFQAFIDCLFSVLWVESRSLDEPATVAAVLSEHGFDPDEVLALTSDETVKAALKDNTETAVKRGVFGAPTMFIGNQMFFGQDRLDFVEEALRQS from the coding sequence ATGACGAAAACCGTGGAGTTCTATTTCGACCTTGGCAGCCCTGCCACGTACCTGGCCTACACCCAGCTGCCGAAAATCTGCGCCGATACCGGCAGCGAGCTGATCTATATCCCGATGTTGCTCGGCGGCGTATTCAAGGCAACCGGCAACGCTTCTCCGGCAATGATTCCGGCCAAGGGTCGGTACATGTTTCAAGACCTGGATCGCTACGCAAAACGCTATGGCGTGCCCCTCAGGTTCAATCCGCACTTCCCGATCAATACGCTGATACTGATGCGTGCCGTCACCGGCATACAACTGCGCCAGCCGGAACGCTTTCAAGCGTTTATCGACTGCTTGTTCAGCGTATTGTGGGTAGAAAGCCGAAGCCTGGACGAACCGGCTACAGTCGCCGCTGTGTTGAGCGAACACGGCTTTGATCCCGATGAAGTCCTGGCGTTGACCAGCGACGAAACCGTCAAGGCTGCATTGAAAGACAATACCGAGACGGCCGTTAAACGTGGTGTTTTCGGTGCCCCAACCATGTTTATCGGCAATCAGATGTTCTTCGGCCAGGATCGTCTCGACTTCGTCGAGGAAGCGTTACGCCAATCCTGA
- a CDS encoding aminopeptidase P family protein, producing the protein MSTQTLTEGSVPQRLAHTRELMRREGIHALLVPSADPHLSEYLPGYWQGRQWLSGFHGSVGTLIVTDDFAGVWADSRYWEQATKELKGSGIDLVKLQPGQPSPLDWLAEQTPEGGVVAVDGAVMAVASARTLGSKLEARGARLRTDIDLLKEVWSDRPSLPNAPIYQHLPPQATVSRGEKLAKLRETLQERGADWHFIATLDDIAWLFNLRGGDVSFNPVFVSFALINQQQATLFVALSKVDADLRAVLEKDGVTLRDYREVSDALRAVPSGASLLVDPARVTSGLLDNLDSGVRLVEGLNPTTLAKSQKSEADAQHIRKAMEQDGAALCEFFAWLESAWGRERITELTIDEKLTAARERRPDYVSLSFNTIAAFNANGAMPHYHATEEEHAVIEGDGLLLIDSGGQYLGGTTDITRMVPVGTPTEEQKRDCTRVLKGVIALSRAQFPKGILSPLLDAIARAPIWAESVDYGHGTGHGVGYFLNVHEGPQVIAYQAVAAPQTAMQPGMITSIEPGTYRPGRWGVRIENLAMNQVAGSSEFGEFLKFETLTLCPIDTRCLLPSLLTQEEKQWFNAYHAEVRERLSPLLEGAALEWLNTRTAAI; encoded by the coding sequence ATGAGTACCCAGACTTTGACCGAAGGATCGGTTCCCCAGCGCCTGGCGCACACCCGTGAACTGATGCGCCGCGAAGGCATTCATGCGCTGTTGGTGCCGTCCGCCGACCCGCATCTGTCGGAATACCTGCCGGGTTACTGGCAAGGTCGGCAGTGGCTCTCGGGTTTCCATGGTTCGGTCGGGACTTTGATTGTTACTGACGATTTCGCCGGTGTCTGGGCTGACAGTCGTTATTGGGAACAGGCGACCAAGGAGCTCAAAGGCAGCGGTATCGATCTGGTCAAGCTGCAACCGGGTCAACCGAGCCCGCTGGATTGGCTGGCTGAGCAAACACCGGAAGGTGGTGTGGTTGCAGTCGATGGCGCGGTGATGGCGGTGGCTTCCGCCCGCACGTTGGGCAGCAAGCTCGAAGCACGCGGCGCACGTCTGCGCACCGATATCGATCTGCTCAAGGAAGTCTGGAGCGATCGCCCAAGCCTGCCGAATGCGCCGATCTATCAGCATTTGCCGCCGCAAGCGACTGTCAGTCGTGGCGAGAAACTCGCCAAACTGCGCGAGACGTTGCAGGAGCGCGGCGCCGATTGGCACTTCATCGCCACCCTCGACGACATCGCGTGGTTGTTCAATTTGCGTGGCGGTGACGTGTCGTTCAACCCGGTGTTTGTTTCGTTCGCGTTGATCAATCAACAGCAAGCCACGCTGTTCGTGGCGTTGAGCAAGGTTGATGCTGATTTGCGGGCAGTGCTGGAGAAAGACGGCGTAACGCTGCGTGATTACCGCGAAGTGTCCGACGCTCTGCGTGCCGTACCGAGTGGCGCGAGCCTGCTGGTGGACCCCGCGCGCGTAACCAGTGGTCTGCTGGATAACCTCGATAGCGGCGTGAGACTGGTCGAAGGCTTGAACCCGACCACGCTGGCCAAATCGCAAAAAAGTGAAGCTGACGCCCAGCACATCCGTAAAGCCATGGAACAGGACGGCGCGGCACTCTGCGAGTTTTTCGCCTGGCTGGAGTCGGCCTGGGGCCGCGAACGCATTACCGAACTGACCATCGACGAAAAACTCACCGCTGCCCGTGAGCGTCGCCCGGATTATGTTTCGCTGAGTTTCAACACCATCGCTGCATTCAACGCCAATGGCGCGATGCCGCACTATCACGCCACCGAAGAAGAGCACGCGGTGATCGAGGGTGATGGTCTGCTGCTGATCGACTCCGGTGGTCAATACCTGGGCGGCACCACTGATATCACACGTATGGTGCCAGTCGGCACACCGACCGAAGAGCAGAAGCGCGATTGCACGCGCGTGTTGAAAGGGGTGATTGCGCTGTCACGGGCACAGTTCCCCAAAGGCATTCTGTCGCCGCTGCTCGACGCTATCGCACGCGCGCCGATCTGGGCCGAAAGCGTCGATTACGGTCACGGCACCGGTCACGGCGTGGGGTATTTCCTCAACGTGCACGAGGGCCCGCAGGTGATTGCCTACCAGGCAGTGGCGGCACCGCAAACCGCGATGCAACCGGGGATGATCACCTCCATTGAGCCGGGCACTTATCGTCCGGGCCGTTGGGGCGTGCGCATCGAGAACCTGGCGATGAATCAAGTGGCGGGGAGTAGCGAATTCGGTGAGTTCCTCAAATTCGAAACCTTGACCCTGTGTCCGATCGATACACGCTGCCTGCTGCCATCGTTGCTGACTCAGGAAGAGAAACAGTGGTTCAACGCATACCACGCTGAAGTGCGCGAGCGCTTGAGCCCGTTGCTCGAAGGTGCAGCGTTGGAATGGCTGAATACGCGTACTGCTGCAATCTGA
- a CDS encoding aminotransferase class V-fold PLP-dependent enzyme → MNIRPLYFDYAATTPVDERVIQVMIECLGFHGNFGNPASSSHAFGQQARQTVEQARRQVAELVGAQAEQIVWTSGATESNNLALKGVAQARGVPGGHIITSQIEHKAILDTARQLQDAGIAVTYLVPDADGLITPQAVSEAMRDDTFLVSLMLVNNELGTVNDIPAIGEIVRGREALFHVDAAQGAGKVAIDLAQWPVDLMSFSAHKLYGPKGIGALYVGPRAQQRVQAQIHGGGHESGLRSGTLATHQIAAMGAAFALAAAAFDEEKKTIVALRERLLEQLLSLPGMRLNGSATQRIPHTLSLTFSEGEFNSAALSHSMAFSATSACNSASNTPSHVLLALGHDARLAGRTIRLSLGRFTTAEDIDKAAQLIKTACASAPAFWATGL, encoded by the coding sequence ATGAACATACGTCCGTTGTATTTCGATTACGCCGCCACCACCCCGGTGGACGAGCGGGTCATCCAGGTGATGATCGAATGTCTGGGGTTCCACGGTAATTTCGGCAACCCGGCCTCCAGCTCCCACGCGTTCGGCCAGCAAGCCCGGCAAACGGTCGAGCAGGCCCGCCGGCAAGTCGCCGAACTGGTCGGCGCGCAAGCCGAACAGATCGTCTGGACCTCCGGTGCCACCGAGTCCAACAACCTCGCCCTCAAAGGCGTCGCCCAGGCGCGCGGTGTGCCCGGCGGCCACATCATTACCAGCCAGATCGAACACAAAGCCATCCTCGATACCGCCCGCCAGTTGCAGGACGCCGGCATTGCCGTGACCTACCTGGTGCCGGACGCTGATGGCTTGATCACCCCGCAAGCGGTCAGCGAAGCCATGCGTGACGACACTTTTCTGGTGTCGCTGATGCTGGTCAACAATGAACTCGGCACTGTCAACGACATCCCGGCCATCGGTGAAATCGTCCGTGGTCGCGAGGCGTTGTTCCATGTCGACGCGGCGCAAGGCGCAGGTAAGGTGGCGATTGATCTGGCGCAGTGGCCGGTCGACCTGATGTCGTTTTCAGCACACAAGCTCTACGGTCCCAAAGGGATCGGCGCGCTGTACGTCGGTCCCCGGGCGCAGCAGCGCGTGCAAGCGCAGATTCACGGCGGCGGACACGAGAGCGGTTTGCGCTCGGGCACCTTGGCGACCCACCAGATCGCCGCAATGGGCGCCGCATTTGCCTTGGCCGCCGCTGCATTCGATGAAGAGAAAAAAACCATTGTCGCGTTGCGCGAACGCTTGCTTGAACAACTGCTGAGCCTGCCGGGCATGCGCCTCAATGGCAGTGCCACCCAGCGCATTCCGCATACCTTGAGCCTGACCTTCAGCGAGGGCGAATTCAACAGCGCGGCTTTGAGCCATTCGATGGCGTTTTCCGCGACTTCGGCGTGCAATTCCGCGAGCAACACGCCGTCGCATGTGCTGTTGGCCCTGGGGCATGATGCGCGTCTGGCCGGGCGTACCATCCGCTTGAGCCTCGGCCGTTTCACCACCGCCGAAGATATCGACAAGGCCGCGCAACTGATCAAGACCGCCTGCGCCAGTGCTCCGGCATTCTGGGCGACAGGGCTTTAA
- a CDS encoding LysE family translocator: protein MTLSLDLLLGFALFALVTSITPGPNNTMLLASGVNFGFNRTIPHMLGITCGFFVLVVAVGFGLGAVFQTYPLLYTVLRYVGAAYLLYLAWKIAHSGPVGDNVEGDAKPISYLGAAAFQWVNPKAWIMAIGAISTYTPMQGYFTNVVVIAAVFAIINLPSVGVWAACGTLLRNVLKDPRWLRVFNWGMAALLVISLYPLLLESFS from the coding sequence ATGACGCTCTCGCTTGATCTTTTGCTGGGCTTTGCCCTGTTTGCCCTTGTCACCTCGATTACACCGGGACCGAACAACACGATGTTGCTCGCATCGGGGGTTAATTTCGGTTTCAACCGAACCATCCCGCACATGCTCGGCATTACCTGCGGTTTCTTCGTGTTGGTTGTCGCCGTAGGCTTTGGCCTGGGTGCGGTATTTCAGACTTACCCGCTTCTCTACACGGTTCTGCGCTATGTCGGCGCGGCGTACCTGTTGTATCTGGCGTGGAAAATCGCGCACTCGGGGCCTGTCGGTGACAACGTCGAAGGCGACGCCAAACCGATCAGTTACCTTGGCGCTGCGGCGTTCCAGTGGGTCAATCCCAAGGCGTGGATCATGGCCATCGGTGCTATCAGCACCTATACGCCGATGCAGGGCTACTTCACCAATGTGGTCGTGATCGCCGCGGTGTTCGCCATCATCAACTTGCCGAGCGTTGGCGTCTGGGCCGCGTGCGGCACGCTGTTGCGCAATGTGTTGAAAGATCCGCGCTGGCTGCGCGTGTTCAATTGGGGCATGGCGGCGTTACTGGTGATTTCGTTATACCCGTTACTTCTCGAAAGCTTTAGCTGA
- the msuE gene encoding FMN reductase: MSRPLKVVALSGGTWRPSRTLVLTQALLSELAGHLPIESHLIELGDIARPLGGALSRQELSAEVEAELQAIEQADLLIVAAPVYRGSYPGLLKHLFDLIDLNALIDTPVLLAATGGSERHALVLDHQLRPLFSFFQAVTLPIGVYATEADFADYQITSEPLKARIRLAAERAAPLFATQIKPLLKIA, from the coding sequence ATGTCGCGTCCTCTGAAAGTCGTCGCCCTGTCCGGCGGCACCTGGCGTCCATCGCGCACGTTGGTGCTGACCCAAGCCCTACTGAGCGAATTGGCCGGGCACTTGCCGATCGAGAGCCATCTGATCGAACTCGGTGACATCGCCCGTCCGCTGGGTGGCGCCCTTTCGCGTCAGGAGTTGAGCGCGGAAGTCGAAGCCGAGCTGCAAGCCATCGAACAGGCCGACCTGCTGATCGTGGCCGCACCGGTTTATCGCGGTTCCTATCCGGGTCTGCTCAAGCATTTGTTCGACCTGATAGACCTCAATGCGCTGATCGATACACCGGTGTTGCTGGCGGCTACTGGCGGCAGTGAACGCCATGCGCTGGTACTCGATCACCAGCTTCGCCCGCTGTTCAGTTTCTTCCAGGCCGTGACGCTGCCGATCGGCGTGTACGCCACCGAGGCCGATTTCGCCGATTACCAGATCACCAGCGAGCCATTGAAAGCGCGGATCCGCTTGGCCGCCGAGCGTGCCGCGCCGTTATTCGCGACGCAAATCAAACCGTTGCTGAAGATCGCTTAA
- the ssuD gene encoding FMNH2-dependent alkanesulfonate monooxygenase, with the protein MDVFWFLPTHGDGHYLGTTQGARPVTLNYLKQVAQAADSLGYHGVLIPTGRSCEDSWVIASALVPLTERLRYLVAIRPGIISPTVSARMAATLDRLSNGRLLINVVTGGDPDENRGDGSFLSHSERYEVTDEFLRIWRRVLQGESVDFEGKHLKVQNAKALYPPVQKPYPPLYFGGSSDAAHDLAAEQVDVYLTWGEPPAAVAEKLADVRERAARHGRKVKFGIRLHVIVRETAEEAWKAADKLIEHISDETIAAAQKSFSRFDSEGQRRMAALHDGRRDNLEIAPNLWAGVGLVRGGAGTALVGDPQQVAARIKEYADLGIESFIFSGYPHLEEAYRFAELVFPLLPEPYASLAGRGVTNLTGPFGEMIANDVLPAQAKA; encoded by the coding sequence ATGGATGTTTTCTGGTTCCTGCCGACCCACGGCGACGGCCACTATCTGGGTACCACTCAAGGTGCGCGCCCGGTCACGCTCAATTATTTGAAACAAGTCGCGCAAGCCGCGGACAGTCTCGGTTATCACGGTGTGCTGATTCCCACCGGACGCTCCTGCGAGGACTCGTGGGTGATCGCCTCGGCGCTGGTGCCGTTGACAGAACGCCTGCGTTATCTGGTGGCGATTCGCCCGGGGATCATTTCGCCGACGGTGTCGGCGCGCATGGCGGCGACGCTGGATCGACTGTCCAACGGCCGCTTGTTGATCAACGTGGTGACCGGCGGCGATCCGGACGAGAACCGAGGCGATGGCAGTTTCCTCAGCCACAGCGAACGCTACGAAGTCACCGACGAATTCCTCAGGATCTGGCGCCGGGTGTTGCAAGGCGAATCAGTGGATTTTGAAGGCAAGCATCTCAAAGTGCAGAACGCCAAGGCGTTGTACCCGCCGGTGCAGAAGCCTTATCCGCCGCTGTACTTCGGTGGTTCGTCCGACGCGGCACATGATCTCGCCGCTGAACAAGTCGACGTCTATCTGACATGGGGTGAACCGCCGGCTGCCGTCGCCGAGAAACTTGCCGATGTGCGTGAACGTGCGGCGCGTCATGGTCGCAAGGTCAAATTCGGCATTCGTCTGCATGTGATCGTCCGCGAGACCGCCGAAGAAGCGTGGAAGGCGGCGGACAAACTGATCGAACACATCAGTGATGAAACCATTGCGGCGGCGCAGAAATCCTTCTCCCGTTTCGACTCCGAAGGCCAGCGGCGCATGGCGGCATTGCACGATGGCCGTCGCGACAACCTGGAAATCGCACCCAACCTGTGGGCTGGCGTCGGCCTGGTGCGTGGCGGCGCCGGCACTGCACTGGTCGGCGATCCGCAGCAAGTCGCGGCGCGGATCAAGGAGTACGCGGACCTGGGCATCGAGAGCTTCATTTTCTCCGGCTATCCGCATCTGGAAGAGGCTTACCGGTTTGCCGAACTGGTGTTTCCGCTGTTGCCGGAGCCATACGCGAGCCTGGCCGGACGCGGCGTGACCAACCTCACCGGGCCGTTTGGCGAAATGATTGCCAACGATGTGTTGCCCGCCCAAGCCAAGGCCTGA
- a CDS encoding acyl-CoA dehydrogenase family protein, with amino-acid sequence MTAKPQSTLLSPLQTARQLAAEFALTAVERDERGGTPKAQRDALRDSGLLALSIPTRYGGLGASWSETLQIVREFAKVDSSIAHVFGFHHLMLATVRLFSRTEQWQPWFEQTARQNWFWGNALNPLDTRTVVKDFGGWREFSGKKSFCSGATDSQMLIASAVDESAGGKLLIAAIPTGRSGITLHDDWNNIGQRQTDSGSATFERVRVEESELLLDPGPLSTPFACLRPLIAQLTFTHMFLGIAEGAFEEARNYTLNETRLWHKSAARDVREDPYVLAHYGEFWVALEGIRLLVERAAALLDQAWAKGPNLSAEERGHLATAIATAKVAASRQGLDICSRLFEVTGARATHASLRLDRHWRNLRTQTLHDPLDYKLHELGDWALNQALPVPTFYS; translated from the coding sequence GTGACCGCCAAACCGCAAAGTACCTTGCTGTCCCCCTTGCAGACTGCCCGTCAACTGGCCGCTGAATTTGCCCTGACCGCCGTCGAACGCGACGAGCGCGGTGGCACCCCGAAAGCCCAGCGGGATGCCCTGCGTGACAGCGGCCTGCTGGCCCTGAGCATTCCGACCCGCTACGGCGGTCTCGGCGCGAGCTGGAGTGAAACCCTGCAGATCGTCCGCGAGTTCGCCAAAGTCGACAGTTCCATCGCCCACGTCTTCGGTTTTCATCACCTGATGCTCGCCACCGTGCGCCTGTTTTCTCGCACCGAGCAATGGCAACCATGGTTCGAACAGACCGCCCGCCAGAACTGGTTCTGGGGCAACGCCCTCAATCCGCTCGACACCCGCACGGTGGTCAAGGACTTCGGTGGCTGGCGTGAGTTTTCCGGCAAGAAAAGCTTCTGCTCCGGCGCCACCGACTCGCAGATGCTCATCGCCTCGGCAGTGGATGAAAGTGCTGGCGGCAAATTGCTCATCGCCGCGATCCCTACGGGCCGCAGTGGCATCACCTTACATGATGACTGGAACAACATCGGCCAGCGCCAGACCGACAGCGGCAGCGCCACCTTCGAACGGGTGCGGGTCGAGGAATCGGAACTGCTGCTCGATCCCGGCCCGCTGAGCACACCGTTCGCCTGCTTGCGCCCGTTGATCGCGCAACTGACCTTCACGCATATGTTTCTCGGGATTGCCGAAGGGGCTTTTGAAGAAGCGCGGAATTACACCCTGAACGAAACCCGCCTCTGGCACAAATCCGCCGCGCGCGATGTGCGTGAAGATCCTTACGTGCTCGCGCATTACGGCGAGTTCTGGGTTGCACTGGAAGGCATTCGCCTGCTGGTCGAGCGCGCAGCAGCGCTGCTTGATCAGGCGTGGGCCAAAGGTCCGAACCTCAGCGCCGAAGAACGCGGACATCTGGCCACGGCGATTGCCACCGCCAAAGTCGCCGCCAGCCGTCAGGGCCTCGACATTTGCAGCCGCTTGTTTGAAGTCACCGGCGCACGGGCGACTCACGCCTCGCTGCGCCTGGATCGACACTGGCGCAACCTGCGCACGCAAACCCTGCACGACCCGCTGGATTACAAACTCCATGAGCTGGGCGACTGGGCGCTGAATCAGGCGCTGCCGGTACCGACCTTCTATTCCTGA
- a CDS encoding sigma-54 dependent transcriptional regulator — MQLLTLPPSPALATSIRATAQVFEDPKSQALLAHLQQVAPSEASVLIIGETGTGKELVARHIHNLSNRRHRPFIAVNCGAFSESLVEAELFGHEKGAFTGALSAKAGWFEEADGGTLFLDEIGDLPMAIQVKLLRVLQEREVVRLGSRKSIPIDVRVLAATNVQLEKAINAGNFREDLYYRLNVVNLELNPLRDRPGDILPLTRHFIEAYSQRLGYGRVSISPGAENKLRSYSWPGNIRELENVIHHTLLICRNGVIERDDLRLSNLRIERPDDHHASADDSPEALLEQAFQKLFAQQAGALHEKVEDALLRAAYRFCHYNQVHTAALLGLSRNVTRTRLIRIGELAVNKRRMTENLQGERLIQLSI; from the coding sequence ATGCAACTGCTGACTCTACCGCCCTCACCCGCCCTGGCCACGTCGATCCGCGCCACCGCGCAGGTGTTCGAAGACCCGAAGTCCCAGGCCCTGCTCGCGCATTTGCAACAGGTCGCGCCGAGCGAAGCCAGCGTGCTGATCATCGGTGAGACCGGCACCGGCAAAGAGCTGGTAGCGCGGCACATTCATAACCTGAGCAACCGCCGTCATCGGCCATTCATCGCGGTCAATTGCGGCGCGTTTTCCGAGTCACTGGTGGAGGCTGAACTGTTCGGCCACGAAAAAGGCGCCTTCACCGGCGCGCTGAGTGCCAAAGCCGGGTGGTTCGAGGAAGCGGATGGCGGCACGCTGTTCCTCGATGAAATCGGCGATTTGCCGATGGCGATTCAGGTGAAGTTGTTGCGGGTACTGCAGGAGCGCGAAGTGGTGCGGCTAGGGTCGCGCAAAAGCATCCCCATTGATGTGCGAGTGCTGGCGGCGACCAACGTGCAGCTGGAGAAAGCGATCAACGCCGGGAATTTTCGCGAGGATCTCTATTACCGACTCAACGTGGTCAATCTGGAATTGAACCCATTGCGCGATCGGCCCGGCGATATCCTGCCGCTGACCCGGCATTTCATCGAGGCCTACAGTCAGCGTCTGGGTTACGGCCGGGTCAGCATCAGCCCCGGCGCGGAAAACAAGCTGCGCAGCTACAGCTGGCCGGGCAATATTCGCGAACTGGAAAACGTCATCCATCACACGCTGCTGATCTGCCGCAACGGCGTGATAGAACGCGATGATTTGCGCCTGTCGAACCTGCGCATCGAACGCCCGGACGATCACCACGCCAGCGCCGACGACTCACCGGAAGCGTTGCTGGAACAAGCCTTCCAGAAACTCTTCGCCCAACAGGCCGGTGCGCTGCACGAAAAAGTCGAGGACGCGCTGCTACGCGCCGCCTATCGCTTCTGCCATTACAACCAAGTGCACACCGCAGCGTTGCTCGGTCTGAGCCGCAATGTCACCCGCACGCGGTTGATCAGGATCGGCGAACTGGCGGTGAACAAGCGGCGTATGACGGAAAACCTGCAAGGTGAGCGGCTGATCCAGTTGTCGATCTAA